The following proteins are co-located in the Pyxicephalus adspersus chromosome Z, UCB_Pads_2.0, whole genome shotgun sequence genome:
- the LOC140343933 gene encoding olfactory receptor 5AR1-like, with product MEQSNTSVITYFIIVGISDQPALQLLIFILVLIIYLLTIGGNFIILVLVCMDHHLHTPMYFFLANLSIMDISCSTITLHKILVSFISGDKTVSITGCLIQIFMFLSMACNELMILTAMSYDRYVAICDPLHYPLVMNPMVCTILAVVCWVLSFSENIPTFMELYRSACYKSNVINHFFCDVVPVRKLSCSDTFNLELYMIVVGSFIDGFILFLLTFISYVYIILTILKIRTSIGRRKAFYTCSSHLTVVILLYTTLVLQYLRPQSMVSLNSNKLFSLFNTIAVPILNPLIYSLRNKDVKASLKRMFKLPRNKNQEELEKENIRFITWYKSVMQQ from the coding sequence ATGGAACAATCAAATACAAgtgttattacatattttataattgttgGTATCTCGGACCAGCCTGCTCTACAGTTACTAATTTTCATTCTGGTTTTGATAATTTATCTTTTAACTATTGGTGGTAACTTTATCATTCTTGTTCTTGTATGTATGGATCATCATCTTCATACTCCAATGTACTTCTTCTTGGCCAATCTGTCCATTATGGACATTTCCTGCTctacaattacattacataaaatattggtTTCATTCATTTCTGGGGATAAAACTGTGTCCATAACTGGCTGTttgatacaaatatttatgtttttatccaTGGCTTGCAATGAATTGATGATTTTGACAGCAATGAGTTACGATCGCTATGTGGCCATATGTGACCCCTTACACTATCCCTTGGTCATGAACCCAATGGTCTGTACAATTTTAGCTGTTGTATGCTGGGTTTTAAGTTTCTCAGAAAATATACCAACCTTTATGGAGCTATATCGGTCAGCTTGTTATAAGTCAAATGTAATCAATCACTTTTTCTGTGATGTTGTTCCCGTGAGAAAGCTTTCATGCAGTGACACATTCAATTTGGAACTTTACATGATTGTTGTAGGGAGTTTTATTGATGGGTTCATTCTATTTCTGCTCACTTTCATTTCctatgtttacattattttgacCATTTTGAAAATCCGAACTAGCATCGGTCGACGTAAAGCCTTTTACACGTGTTCCTCACATCTCACAGTGGTAATCCTGCTCTACACCACACTAGTCCTTCAGTACCTGAGGCCACAATCAATGGTCAGTTTGAACTCCAATAAGCTTTTCTCTCTGTTCAACACCATTGCTGTCCCCATTCTGAATCCTTTGATTTACAGTTTAAGAAATAAAGACGTGAAAGcttctttaaaaagaatgtttaagttaccaagaaataaaaatcaagaaGAGCTAGAAAAGGAGAACATCAGATTTATAACTTGGTATAAAAGTGTaatgcagcaataa